The sequence CGGTCGGTGACCCCATACTCGCGGGCCAGCGCGCACAACACGATGGCGTGGTTGACGAACCCTGCCAACTCGCCCACCGGGACCACTCGGGCCAGCCATCCGAACGCCCCGGGGGAGGCGACCACCAGCGTGTTGAGCGCACCGACCCGGTGCACCCACCAGTGCACGCGTTGCTCGCGACTCATCCGCTCCCACGCCGCCGTGCCGGGCAGATCCGCGGCGTTGATTAGCTGTGCCCCGGCGTTGAGGGCGCGGTTGGTGACGCTGGCGCCGCGGCCGGCCTCGTTGCGGCGCCGCCGCAGCCGAAACCGGCGGATGCGCTGGCTCAGCCCGCGGGGCGGAGTGAGCAGTCGGCGGGTCCGTTTGCGCAGCCCGATGGGATCAGCCTCGGCGAGCAGGTCGAGCAGCGGGTCGATCACCGCGACCGCGCGGCTCAGGGCGTCGGCGACCTCGGCGTCGGTCAGGGTGGCGTGCGGCTTCGGAAAAAGACCCATACCGGTGATTGTGGCGGGATTAGCCGGCGCGGGGGGCGTTTGCGGCGAGTGTGCCCCGCAGCGCGACTTCGGCCGGCCGCTGCTTGTCGCTGGTGGGTTTGCTGGCTCCGGACAGCTCAAGTGAACGGACGATGCAAGTTATCAATGGAAGACGCAAGATGTGCGTCTATATTCGCCGGCATCGACATCAACACCCGTAAGCTGCGCCACTTTGTCGTGGTTGCTGAGGAGCTTCATTTCAGCCGCGCCGCCACCAGCCTGTATCTGACCCAGCAGGCGCTCAGCTACGAGATCAAGGAAATTGAGGCATGGGTCGGCGCCAAACTGCTGAACCGCACCACCCGCAAGGTGACGCTCACGCCGGCCGGCGATATCTTCCTGGCCGGGGCGCGCGCGGTCCTGGCGACGCTGGATGCCACGATCACCGATACCGCGCGGGCGGTCCGCGGGCTGTCGGGGACGTTGCGACTCGGCTATATCCCCGGTGGCGCCCTGGAGTTGACCGCGTTGATCGTCGACGAGTTCCGCAACTGGTATCCCGACGTCGACGTCGCGATGCGTGAATTCCCGATCGGCGACCCGTCGGCCGGGCTGGCGTCGGGGGCCAGTGATGTGGCGCTGCTGCGGTTGCCGGTGAGCACCCCCGACATTGAGACGGAGGCACTGTTCGTCGACCCGGTCGTCGCGATGGTGTCCGCCAACCATCGACATACCGCCCGCTCCTCGGTGTCGGTGCTGGATCTCATCGATGACCCGATCACGGTCACCGATACCACCGATGAGATCCACCGTGCGTTCTGGTGTCTGGACTCCGTGCGTGATGACCCGACCGCGGCCCGGCGGATTGTGGTCTCCTCCGTCACCGAGGAGGTGCAATTGGTTCAGGCGGGGGTGGCGGTCGCCGTCACCAGTGCGGCGGTGGCGCAATACCTGCCGGCGCCGGGGGTGCGATGCCTGCCGATTGACGACTGGCCGGGATCGGTGGCTGCGGTCGGGTGGTTACGCGATGAACCCAGCCCGCTGGTGGCCCGGTTCGTCGAGGTGGCGTGCGCGGTTCGAGACCGGGAGGTCGACGTGGTGCGCGAGATCGAAAGCCGGCTGGCACGTCGCTGATTTCAAAACGTCCGGTTGTCAATCGCGGCCCCAATTCCTGTTTCAGTTCGCGCGGCCGGATCGCCAGGATTGAGCGGTCCGCGTCACTCAGTCGCCGGTCAGGCGCTGAGGCTTGAGCGGCGGTGTTCCCCAGAGGGGCCCACTTGAAGCACTCGTCCATCCAGTCATTGACCACCGTGCCGCTGGCCCTCGCCGGCGCAGCACTGCTGGTGTTGCCGCCGTCGGCGGTTTCGCCCGCGCTGCCGGAACCGGAGATCCTGTCGGCGGCGGTGCGCCTGCTGTCCGGGGAGTCGGCTTTCGCCCCGGTCGACAGCACGCCGGCGGCCGGGCAGGGGGTGGCGCTGATGATGGGCGGCAGCGGGGTGCCGTGGCCGGCGCCGGAACTGGTGCAATGGGCCTTCGAGCACTACTCCGAAGTCAACGGCGCGAACTTCGGCGACTATGTGCCGCTGCGGGTCTTCATTCCCAACGGCGGCGAGCCGGCGTTCGGCGGCATCCATGCCCTGCAGTACGACACCTCGGTGGCCCAAGGCGTAGAGGCGGTGGAGGCCCGGATCAACGAGGAATTGATGGCCGGGCACCCGGTAGTGGTCGGCGGCGTATCGCAGAGTTCGAACGTCGACTCCGTGGTGCTGCGCGACATCGCCGACGGCAGGTTCGTGCCTGACTACAGCAACGTGCCTGCGGGCACCACGCCGCTACAGTTTCTGCTCCTGGGTAACCCGAGCAACCCCAACGGCGGCTTCCTGGAGCGCTTCCACCTGCCCGAGGACCCAGCCGCGAGCGTCACCAGCGTCGGATTGACGTTCGACGGTGCGGCGGCCACCGACACCGGCATCCCCGTGACGAGCTACTGCCTGGAGTACGACCCAAACTGCGACTTCCCGGTCTACACCCAGAATCTGATCTCGAACCTCAACGCAATGGCCGGCTGGGCACTGGTCCACCCGTACTACATCGACGGAGTCGCCGGGCCGGGCCTGGGGGTGACCCCCGATCAGATCGCGAATGCGATCGAGTTGCAGACCAGCGAGGGCTACGACGGCGGCTCCACCTTCTACATGATGCCGTGGCAGGACCAGCTCCCGTTGGCGACCGTCATCCAGGCGATCGCCGGCAAGCCTCTTGCCGATCTGCTGGAACCCGACCTGCGGGTGCTCGCCAACCTGGGGTACGGCACCGACCCCTACACCGGCTGGTCGACGTCGCCGGCTGACGTTGCCACCACGCTGCAGGCGTCCCCGCACCTGACCGCCGAGGAGTTCAACACCATCCTCGGAGCGCTGTGGGACGGCGCCAAGGAAGGCTTCCACGACTTCACCAACGACCTGTTGCACCCCGCCGCCGACTCCGGCGGGCTGCTGTCGGGGCTGCTGGGCGGTGGCGGCGACATGGATGCGCCGCATTCGCTTGCCGAGATGGCCAACGGGTTCAGCAAGCTGCTGACCGACCTCTACTCCCTGGTACTGCCGGTCCAGGACATCGTCAACGCGCTGACGGTCGCGCTGCCGGCCCATGAGCTGACCGTGCTGACGAACTCGCTGATGGAAGGGCAGAGTCTCGGTGACGCGCTGTCATTGACCTCGGCGTTCGCCACCGGGCTGGAATCGCTGGCCGGAGGCTTCCTGGCGATCGTCGGCCTCAATGCCCTGCCGGACATTCAGGCCGACCTGGCCCAGATCTTCTAGGGCGGCTGGCGCGGCCTGGGCTGTCGGTGTCGGCGGTCCAGGCCGCTTCCTTTGCACTGCCAGGGTTTGGTCACCTGCCGTTGCAAAAGAAAAACATCGTTGACACATAACGAAGTTAGCTTTGCGCCATGAGAATCGCCGCGACCTCGGTATTGCTCGCTGCTGCGCTCGCGGGCGTGGCCACCCCCGCAACATCCTCTGCTTCCGAAGCTGTTCCGACTCCCGATGAGGTGCTGGCCGCGATGGCCGAGCTGACCAACCCGGACATCCCCGCGGTGAACAAGGGCAACGTCGTCACCCCCGGCTTCAGTCCCGAAGAAGCGCAGACGATCGATCAGCGTCTGCGCGAGACCCAAGAGGCCGGGCTTTTGCCCTACCAGTTCGTGGTGTCCGACATTCAGCCCGCGCCGGACGACTCCGCCGGGGCGACCGTCACCTCCGTGGGGGGCTTTCATGAAGAGAGCGCGCCCGAGGCCATCGTGCTGTCACAGCAGGGCGGGCGTTGGCTGATCACTCACGACACCGCCGTGACCGCCTTGGACCACTTCTGGCACAACGCCAACCGGCCGTTTGTGCCCATCGTGCCGTGGGTCAAGTGAGTTGGTTTTCGCTGGTCAAACGTGGAGCCGATGACGGGAATCGAACCCGCGTATTCAGCTTGGGAAGCTGATGTTCTGCCATTGAACTACATCGGCATGGTGCGCTAGCAGGCTAGCACCCGGGCGCCTCGCCGCTCCGCGAGTGTGCGGAATCGTTGGCCGAACGGCCGAAAATCCAACCAAACCGCACACTCGGCGACCATGACCTGGGGCCCAGCCATGACGCGGGGCCCGGTCATTCGACCGAACCCGCGAGTCTGCGGATACGCTCGTGCCGTGCTGCTCTCCGATCGCGATCTGCGGGCCGAAATCGCCGCTGGCCGGCTGGGCATCGACCCGTTCGACGACGCCCTGGTTCAGCCGTCCAGCGTGGATGTTCGCCTCGACAGCCTGTTTCGGGTGTTCAACAACACCCGCTACACCCACATCGACCCCGCTCAACAGCAAGACGAGCTGACCACGCTGGTCGAACCCAAACCCGGCGAGCCGTTCGTGCTGCATCCCGGCGAGTTCGTGCTGGGCTCCACGCTGGAGTGCTGCACCCTGCCGGAGGATCTGGCCGGCCGGCTGGAAGGCAAGTCGAGCCTGGGCCGGCTGGGCCTGCTGACCCACTCCACCGCGGGTTTCATCGATCCCGGCTTCTCCGGGCACATCACCTTGGAGCTGTCCAACGTGGCGAATCTGCCGATCACGTTGTGGCCGGGTATGAAGATAGGCCAGCTGTGTCTGCTGCGGTTGACGAGTCCGGCCGAGCACCCTTACGGCAGTACGCGCGTAGGGTCGAAATATCAGGGCCAGCGCGGGCCGACGCCGTCCCGCTCGTACCAGAACTTCATCAAGTCCGGTTAGCCCTTGGATCTGACGGCCGCCTCGCGGCTGCGATGAAGCCGGTATCGGCCAGCCCTGGTGGGGGTTCGGCCCACATACCTGGCCGATAGCAGTAGCAGGGGAGGTTTCGTGGAGATCGTTCTTGGGGTGTCGGTGGCGCCCTCGGCGGTCCGCATGGTGTTGGTGGAAGGCGAAAACGCCGACGGGGTCACCGTGGAGCACGACGACTTCGACGTCATCGACGGGGCTCAAACCGCCCCGGAGCGGGTGGTGTCGGCGATCCTGGGCACTCGCGAGGGAGCCCGCGAGGGCGGCTATCAGCTCAGCTCCACCGGCGTGACCTGGAGTAATCCGGACGACGCGACCGCGCTGCGCGAGGCGCTGGCCGGCCGCAAGGTCGAGAACGTGATGCTGGTGTCGGCGTTTCTTGCCGCCGCGGCGCTGGCCCAGTCGGTGGGCAGTGCGACGCGTTACGCCCGGACTGCTCTGCTGTTCGTCGAGCCCGAAGCGGCCACGCTGGCCGTCGTCAGCTCCGACGACGGCTCGATCAGCGAGATCCACCGCCAGCCGCTGTCGCCCGATGACGAGAGCGCGGTCGGCGAGATCACCGAGCTGGTCGCCGGCGCGCAACGACTGGAGTCGCAGCCCGACGGCCTGTTCGTGGTGGGCTCGGGCGTCAACGTGGCGATGATCAAGCCGGAGCTGGACAAAGCCACCCCACTGCCGGTCAGCGTGCCGGAGGAGCCGGATATGGCGTTGGCCCGCGGAGCGGCGCTGGCCAGTGCGCACGCCCCGCTGTTCACGTCCTCGACCCGGGCGCAGGCCTGGGCGCAGGACCCGGGCACCGGTGAACTGGACCCGGCGCTGGCCAGCGCCGGGTACGTCTACATCGCGCCCGACGGGGTGGACTACGAGGTGGACTACAACGTCACCGCCGACAACGAGCCGCTGGCTTACAGTGCGCTTCCGGACAGCGGCGTGGTTCTGGGCGGCGCGCTTGCCGATCTCGCCGAAGATCCCGAGCTCGTCGACTCCCGGTTGCTGGACTTCAGCACCGGAGTCCAGCCGCGGGAGCGCAAGCCGATGCTGGTCACCGGCGGGGTCGCGGCGCTGTTCGTGGTCGGAGTGCTCGCACTGGCGATCGCGTTGGCGGTGGGCATGCGGGCGGCCAACCAGCACCGGCCCGACGTGCGGGCCAACGTCGTCACCCATCAGGCACCGCCGCCGAAGGCGGCCGTACCGCCACCGGCACCGCCGCCGTCGGCGCCGCCGGTACCGGCCGCTGAGCCGGCACCGCCGAGAGCCCCAGCACCCGCCCCGGTGCCGGAGGCTCCGGCACCGGCGGCCCCACCGCCCCTGCCGGTGGCACCGCCCCCACCGCCTCCGGCGCTACCGCCCCCACCGCTTCCCAACCTGGGGATTCCGGGCCTGCCCGGCGGTCCGCCGCTCTTCGGACCGCCGCGGGGTGGTTGGGGCCGCGGCGACGACGACTGGGGACCCGGTGGTGGCCATGGCCGCGGCGGCGGGCATGGTGGCGGCCACGGTGGCGGACACGGCCGCGGTGGCGGCGGGTTCCCGTTCCTGCCGGGCCTTCATTTCTGAGTGGGGATTCACATCCAACAGTCGTAAGATGGGCTAATAATTCGCCGGCCCTAGTGGAGGAGGTGCGGTGGACATCGTTCTGGGGGTCTCGATGGCACCGCCATCGGTACGCATGGTCCTCGTCGAGGGAGAGCGCGCCGGTGGCGTGACCGTCGACGAAGACGGATTCGAGGTGGACGCCGATGAGACGGCGTTCCCCGAGCAGGTGGTGTCGGCCATCCTGGGCACCCAGGAAAGTGCCCGCGAGAGCGGGTACCGGCTGGCCTCGACCGGGGTGACCGTCGCCGATCAGCTGCAAGCAGGCCAGCTGCGCGACGCGCTGGCCGGTCACCGGGTCGAGAACGTGATGCTGGTGTCGGCCTTCTTGGCGGCGGCCGCCCTGGCGCAGACGGTGGGCGGGTCGGTCGGCTACGAGCGGACCGCCCTGATGTTCGTCGAGCCCGACGGAGCGACCCTGGCCGTCGTCGACTCGTCGGACGGCTCGATCGGCGAGGTGCAGCGGGTGGCGCTGCCGTCCGATGACGCCGCCGCGATGGGCGCGCTGACCCGGCTGGCCGCCCAGGCCGGCCGCCTGTCGTCGCGGCCCGACGGCTTGTTCGTGGTCGGTTCCGGAGTCAACGTCGGCATGGTCAAGCCCGAGCTGGACGCGGCCAGTGCCATCCCGGTCAGCGTGCCCGAGGAGCCCGAGACCGCCCTGGCGCGGGGCGCGGCGCTGGCCAGTGCGCACGCGCCGCTGTTCGACTCCTCGACGTCGGCACTGGCGTGGGCACGCGACCCGGGCACCGGTGTGATCGACCCGGATCTGGTCGCGCTCGGCTACTCCTATCAGGCCGACTATGACGCCACCATGGGCGAGTACGCGCTGGCCTACAGCGCGGTTCCCGACGACTCCGCCGACAGCGGCTACCTGAACCTGGTCGACGCGGACGGCTTTGACGGCACCGTCATCGAGGAAGACGACGGCTACCCGCCGAGTTCCGGTGTGGACCTGTTCGACGACAGCAAGCCCCTTCGGCGCCGCAGCCCCTTCCTGCTGGCCGGCAGCGGCCTGGCGGCGTTCTTCGTCGTCGGGGTCTCCAGCTTGGTGGTGGCGCTGGCCGTCAGCATCCGGCCCACCGCCGCAGATCACCCGCCGCCCACCGGGCACATCGTGGTGCCCACTCAGCAGGCGCCGGCCCCGGCGCCCGCCCCCGAGGCGGCGCCGCAGCCGGCCCCCGCGCCGCCGCCGGCGGCCCAGGTCCCGGTAGCCAGGCCGGCGCCGGCCGCGCCTGCTCCCGCGCCGGCACCCGCGGCCCCGGCTCCCGCCCCGGCAGCTCCCGCTCCCGCGCCGACGGCCCCGGCACCGATACCAGTGCCGGTGCCGATCCGTGTGCCGGCGCCGGTCGAAGTGCCAGCCCCGGCCGCACCGGTCCCCGCGGCTCCGGCACCCGCACCGCCAATCCAGCAACCCCAGCTGCCGCCGATCTTGCGGCCGCCTGCCCAGAATCCGTCCAACAACGGTGGTAACCCCTCGTGGCTGCCGGGCAACAACGGGGGCGGTAACAACGGCGGGAACCCGTCCTGGCTGCCGGGTAACAACAACGGCGGCGGGAACAAGGGCGGCAACCCGTCCTGGCTGCCCGACAACGATGGCGGCGGCAAGAAGGGTGGCAACCCGTCACCATGGCTGCCCGGCGTCGGCGGCAACAACGGCGGCGGGAACCCGTGGTTCCCGGGCCTCGGCGGAGGCGGCGGGCGTGGCGGCAGTTCCTGGTTCCCGGGCCTCGGCGGCGGTGGTGGCGGCGGCCATAGCGGTGGCGGTGGCGGCGGCGGCCATGGTGGCGGCTGGCCCTTCTGAGCCGGCACACAATCCACTAGCCTGACGGCGTGGACTACGCCGCAGCACTGCTCGATGAGACGCGCGCGTTCGGGGAGCTGATCCGCACCGGGAATCCCGAGTTGGCGGTCCCCACCTGCCCGGAGTGGAACCTCACTCAACTGTTTCGGCACTTCGGGCGCGGAAACCGTTGGGCCGCACAGATCATCGCCGACCGTATGGACGGCCCGCTGGATCCGCGCGATGTCGTCGACGGCAAGCCGCCCGCCGAGCCGGACGCAGCCATCGAGTGGCTGCACGACGGGGCTCAGCGGGTGTTGGATGCGGTCGCGCAGAGTGGGCCGGACACGCCGGCGTGGACGTTCATGGGACCTCGTCCGGCCTCGTGGTGGGTGCGCCGCCGGTTGCACGAGGCGACCGTGCACCGCGCCGATGCCGTGCTGGCGCTCGGCGGTGACTTCAGCCTGTCACCGGAGTTGGCCGCCGACGGGATCAGTGAGTTGCTGGACCTGATTCCCGCACTCGTAGCGCGCAACGGACAAGTGTTGCCGCTGGCCGAGGGCCACAGCGTGCACCTGCATGCCACCGACGACGGCCTCGGCTCGGCAGGGGAGTGGACCATCAGCCGTCCGGCCGGTGCCGACACGGTGAGCTGGTCACATGAGCACGGCAAAGGCTCAGTGGCCCTGCGCGGTTCGGCCCGCGACCTGTTGCTGGCGGTGATGCGCCGCGTGCCGGTGGCCGACACCGACATCGCGGTCTTCGGCGATGCCGCGGTGTGGCAGAACTGGGTCGACCACACCGCCTTCTGATCGGGCGGTAGTTTTGGCGACCATGAGCACATCGGAGATCGCAACGGTCCTCGCCTGGCACGACGCCCTGGCTGCCGGTGATCTGGACACCCTGGAACAGCTGTCCAGCGACGATATCGAGGTGGCTGACGCCGACGGGGCGGGGCAGGGCCATCAGGCTTTGCGGCGGTGGGCCGCGTCGGTAGCGGTGAGCGGCGGACTCGGCCGGATGTATGTGCACGACGGTGTGGTGGTGGCCGAACTGGCCCCCGCGGAACCGGGGGCAGCAGCCCAGGCGGTCGCCTTCCGGGTGGTGCACGACCGCGTCACCGCGGTATTCCGCCACGACGATCTGGACGACGCCTTGGCCGCCACGGACCTCACCGAAGCCGATCGGGTCGACTAGCACGCGATCGCCGCGGCTAGGCTAAGCGGCATGCGCGGGATCATCCTGGCCGGTGGCTCCGGTACCCGCCTGCATCCGATCACCATGGGCGTCAGCAAACAGCTGCTGCCGGTCTACGACAAGCCGCTGGTCTACTACCCGCTGTGCACCCTGATGCTGGCGGGCATCCGGGACATCCAGGTGATCACCACCGGCCACGACGCGCCCGCCTTCCAGCGACTGCTGGGGGACGGCGGCGCATTCGGGGTCGACATCAGCTACGCCATCCAGGAGCAGCCCGACGGACTGGCACGGGCGTTCGTGATCGGCGCCGACCACATCGGCACCGACTCTGTCGCCCTGGTGCTGGGAGACAACATCTTCTACGGCGCCGGTTTGGGAACCAGTCTGCGCCGTCACCAGTCCCTTTCCGGCGCGGTCATTTTCGCGTACTGGATGGCGGACCCGTCGGCCTACGGTGTAGTCGAGTTCGACGTGAACGGGTCAGCGGTGTCGGTGGTGGAGAAGCCGACCGCGCCCACCTCCCACTACGCGGTACCCGGGCTGTATTTCTACGACAATGACGTCGTCGAGATCGCCAGGGGCTTAAAGCCTTCCGCGCGCGGCGAGTACGAGATCACCGACATCAACCAGACCTACCTCGACCAGGGCCGGCTGACGGTCGAGACGCTGGCCCGCGGCACCGCGTGGCTGGACACCGGGACCTTCGACTCGCTGCTGGACGCCGGCGATTACGTCCGCACCGTCGAGCGCCGTCAGGGCCTCAAGATCGGCGTGCCCGAAGAGGTGGCCTGGCGGATGGGGTTCATCGACGACGACGCACTCGCCGCTCGTGCCGCGGCGCTATGCAAGTCCGGCTACGGCGACTACCTGATGGGGTTGTTGGATCGTCGGTGACGGGTGCTCACACCCGAACCGCGTCGGTCGCCCGTCGCAGCGACAGCTCGGCGTTTTCCCGGCTGTCGCCCATCCCCACGAACATGTCGACCGTCATCGGGCCGAGGATGTGGGTCAGGGCGCGGCCGTCCTGCTCGAAGGTGCCGACCAGTTCCAGGAGCACCACACCGTGGATCATGCTCCAGATTCGCCCGGCCAATTCGACGGTGTCGTCCTCGCGGATCCGGCCGGTGGCGATGATCCGCTCGACGGCGGCGACGAGTTGGTCGAAGGTCGCCGTCGCCACCGGCGTCTCGGGTACGTGGAATTTCTGCGGCGCGGCGAGCCCGAACATCAGCCGATAGCGCTGCGGGCTGGCCAACGCGAACTCCCGGTAGGCGTAGCCCATGGAGAAGAAGTCGGCCATCGGATCGTCGGTCCTGGGTGCGGATGCCAGCGCGGCGCCGAAACGCTCGAACGCTGCCGAAACGATCGCCTCCAGCAGCCCGTTCATCCCGCCGAAGTGGGTGTAGACGGCCATGGTGGAGGCGCCTATCTCGGCGGCGACTTTCCGAGCCTGCAATGCCTCGGGGCCTTCGCTGTCCAGTAGTCGGGTACCGGCCTCGATCAGCCGATCACGCGGATTCGAACTCACCCTTGCCATGATGTCATAACAGTGTTATACATGTCCATAACGTTGTTATGGACAGGAGGCGTCCGATGACCAACCCCTACCTTCAGGGCGGATTCGCGCCGATCGCACAGGAGTACACCCTCACCGAGCTGACGGTGACCGGGACCATCCCGGACTACCTGGACGGGCGCTACCTGCGTAACGGGCCCAACCCGGTCGGCGAAATCGATCCCGCGTTCTATCACTGGTTCATCGGTGACGGCATGGTCCACGGACTGCGCCTGCGCGACGGCAAGGCCGAGTGGTACCGCAACCGCTACGTACGCGGCCCGCAGACCGCCGCCGCGCTCGGCGAGACGCCGCCACCCGGTCGGCGTACCGGGCCGTCCGGGATCGGCGCCAACACCAACGTGATCGGCCACGCCGGGCGCACCCTCGCGCTGATCGAGGGCGGCATCTCCTGCTACGAGCTGACCGACGAGCTGGACACCGTCGGCACCTGCGACTTCGACGGCACGTTGTCGGGCGGATACACCGCGCACCCCAAACGTGACCCCAATACCGGTGAGCTGCATGCCGTTTCGTACGCGTTCAACCGCGGCAACAGCGTTCAGTACTCGGTGATCGGCACCGACGGCCGGGCACGGCGCACCGTGGATATCGAAGTCACCGGTTCGCCGATGATGCACGACTTCTCGCTCACCGAGAACCATGTCGTTTTCTATGACCTGCCGGTCACGTTCGACACCCGCCAAGTGGCACAGGGTGCGGCGCCGCCCGGCCTGCGGCTACCGGTACGGCTGATCATGTCGGCGCTGATCGGACGGGTGCGCATCCCGGACCCGATTATGGCCCGGCTGCCGATGCCCAAGAGCAGCGTGCGCACCATGCCGTATCGGTGGAACCCGAAATACCCTGCGCGGGTGGGTGTCATGCCGCGTGACGGAGGAAACGGCGACGTCCGGTGGTTCGAGGTAGAGCCCTGCTACGTCTTCCATCCGATGAATGCCTACGACGAGGGTGACACCGTCGTGCTCGACGTGGTCCGGCATCCGAAGATGTTCGACACCGAGATGCGTGGCCCCGCCGAGGGGCTGCCCACGCTGGAACGGTGGACCGTCGACCTGGCCGACGGCAAGGTTCGCGAATCTCGGGTGGACGACCGTGGCCAGGAGTTTCCCCGCGTCGACGAACGACTGGTCGGCAAGCGGCACCGGTTCGGCTATTCGGTGAGTATCGGCAACGGTGTGGTGCCGGACGCGACCCTGCTCAAGCACGACCTTGTCGGCGGGTCGACAGCGACACGGTCTTTCGGTGATGGAAAACAGTTGGGTGAGTTCGTCTTCCATCCGACCACGGCGGACGCGGCCGAAGACGACGGCGTGTTGATGGGCTTCGTCTATGACAGCACGACCGACACCAGCGAGCTGGCGATCCTGGACGCGGCCACGTTGGAAGACCTCGCGGCCATCCACCTGCCGCACCGTGTTCCCGCCGGATTTCACGGCAACTGGGTGCCGACCGGGCAATAGGGGTGCGACATGACCACGGATTCTGCTGTACGAGTGGGTGATCCGGAGCGAGAGCGTACCGCCGACCAGCTCGGGCAGGCGTTCAGTCAGGGCTACCTGTCGATGGAGGAGTACGAGACCCGACTGGGCCGGGCATTTGCGGCGCAGACCGCCGGAGCGCTCCGTGAG is a genomic window of Mycolicibacter heraklionensis containing:
- a CDS encoding LysR family transcriptional regulator, with the translated sequence MEDARCASIFAGIDINTRKLRHFVVVAEELHFSRAATSLYLTQQALSYEIKEIEAWVGAKLLNRTTRKVTLTPAGDIFLAGARAVLATLDATITDTARAVRGLSGTLRLGYIPGGALELTALIVDEFRNWYPDVDVAMREFPIGDPSAGLASGASDVALLRLPVSTPDIETEALFVDPVVAMVSANHRHTARSSVSVLDLIDDPITVTDTTDEIHRAFWCLDSVRDDPTAARRIVVSSVTEEVQLVQAGVAVAVTSAAVAQYLPAPGVRCLPIDDWPGSVAAVGWLRDEPSPLVARFVEVACAVRDREVDVVREIESRLARR
- a CDS encoding PE-PPE domain-containing protein — protein: MKHSSIQSLTTVPLALAGAALLVLPPSAVSPALPEPEILSAAVRLLSGESAFAPVDSTPAAGQGVALMMGGSGVPWPAPELVQWAFEHYSEVNGANFGDYVPLRVFIPNGGEPAFGGIHALQYDTSVAQGVEAVEARINEELMAGHPVVVGGVSQSSNVDSVVLRDIADGRFVPDYSNVPAGTTPLQFLLLGNPSNPNGGFLERFHLPEDPAASVTSVGLTFDGAAATDTGIPVTSYCLEYDPNCDFPVYTQNLISNLNAMAGWALVHPYYIDGVAGPGLGVTPDQIANAIELQTSEGYDGGSTFYMMPWQDQLPLATVIQAIAGKPLADLLEPDLRVLANLGYGTDPYTGWSTSPADVATTLQASPHLTAEEFNTILGALWDGAKEGFHDFTNDLLHPAADSGGLLSGLLGGGGDMDAPHSLAEMANGFSKLLTDLYSLVLPVQDIVNALTVALPAHELTVLTNSLMEGQSLGDALSLTSAFATGLESLAGGFLAIVGLNALPDIQADLAQIF
- the dcd gene encoding dCTP deaminase, with amino-acid sequence MLLSDRDLRAEIAAGRLGIDPFDDALVQPSSVDVRLDSLFRVFNNTRYTHIDPAQQQDELTTLVEPKPGEPFVLHPGEFVLGSTLECCTLPEDLAGRLEGKSSLGRLGLLTHSTAGFIDPGFSGHITLELSNVANLPITLWPGMKIGQLCLLRLTSPAEHPYGSTRVGSKYQGQRGPTPSRSYQNFIKSG
- a CDS encoding DUF7159 family protein — encoded protein: MEIVLGVSVAPSAVRMVLVEGENADGVTVEHDDFDVIDGAQTAPERVVSAILGTREGAREGGYQLSSTGVTWSNPDDATALREALAGRKVENVMLVSAFLAAAALAQSVGSATRYARTALLFVEPEAATLAVVSSDDGSISEIHRQPLSPDDESAVGEITELVAGAQRLESQPDGLFVVGSGVNVAMIKPELDKATPLPVSVPEEPDMALARGAALASAHAPLFTSSTRAQAWAQDPGTGELDPALASAGYVYIAPDGVDYEVDYNVTADNEPLAYSALPDSGVVLGGALADLAEDPELVDSRLLDFSTGVQPRERKPMLVTGGVAALFVVGVLALAIALAVGMRAANQHRPDVRANVVTHQAPPPKAAVPPPAPPPSAPPVPAAEPAPPRAPAPAPVPEAPAPAAPPPLPVAPPPPPPALPPPPLPNLGIPGLPGGPPLFGPPRGGWGRGDDDWGPGGGHGRGGGHGGGHGGGHGRGGGGFPFLPGLHF
- a CDS encoding DUF7159 family protein, whose protein sequence is MDIVLGVSMAPPSVRMVLVEGERAGGVTVDEDGFEVDADETAFPEQVVSAILGTQESARESGYRLASTGVTVADQLQAGQLRDALAGHRVENVMLVSAFLAAAALAQTVGGSVGYERTALMFVEPDGATLAVVDSSDGSIGEVQRVALPSDDAAAMGALTRLAAQAGRLSSRPDGLFVVGSGVNVGMVKPELDAASAIPVSVPEEPETALARGAALASAHAPLFDSSTSALAWARDPGTGVIDPDLVALGYSYQADYDATMGEYALAYSAVPDDSADSGYLNLVDADGFDGTVIEEDDGYPPSSGVDLFDDSKPLRRRSPFLLAGSGLAAFFVVGVSSLVVALAVSIRPTAADHPPPTGHIVVPTQQAPAPAPAPEAAPQPAPAPPPAAQVPVARPAPAAPAPAPAPAAPAPAPAAPAPAPTAPAPIPVPVPIRVPAPVEVPAPAAPVPAAPAPAPPIQQPQLPPILRPPAQNPSNNGGNPSWLPGNNGGGNNGGNPSWLPGNNNGGGNKGGNPSWLPDNDGGGKKGGNPSPWLPGVGGNNGGGNPWFPGLGGGGGRGGSSWFPGLGGGGGGGHSGGGGGGGHGGGWPF
- a CDS encoding maleylpyruvate isomerase family mycothiol-dependent enzyme — its product is MDYAAALLDETRAFGELIRTGNPELAVPTCPEWNLTQLFRHFGRGNRWAAQIIADRMDGPLDPRDVVDGKPPAEPDAAIEWLHDGAQRVLDAVAQSGPDTPAWTFMGPRPASWWVRRRLHEATVHRADAVLALGGDFSLSPELAADGISELLDLIPALVARNGQVLPLAEGHSVHLHATDDGLGSAGEWTISRPAGADTVSWSHEHGKGSVALRGSARDLLLAVMRRVPVADTDIAVFGDAAVWQNWVDHTAF
- a CDS encoding nuclear transport factor 2 family protein, with the translated sequence MSTSEIATVLAWHDALAAGDLDTLEQLSSDDIEVADADGAGQGHQALRRWAASVAVSGGLGRMYVHDGVVVAELAPAEPGAAAQAVAFRVVHDRVTAVFRHDDLDDALAATDLTEADRVD
- the rfbA gene encoding glucose-1-phosphate thymidylyltransferase RfbA — protein: MRGIILAGGSGTRLHPITMGVSKQLLPVYDKPLVYYPLCTLMLAGIRDIQVITTGHDAPAFQRLLGDGGAFGVDISYAIQEQPDGLARAFVIGADHIGTDSVALVLGDNIFYGAGLGTSLRRHQSLSGAVIFAYWMADPSAYGVVEFDVNGSAVSVVEKPTAPTSHYAVPGLYFYDNDVVEIARGLKPSARGEYEITDINQTYLDQGRLTVETLARGTAWLDTGTFDSLLDAGDYVRTVERRQGLKIGVPEEVAWRMGFIDDDALAARAAALCKSGYGDYLMGLLDRR